TTTTCACGTGGTGCTCTACGACGTCCGGGGTCACGGCCGGTCCTCGGCGCCGAGCCCGCTGCGCGGCGGGTTCACCCTGGAGAAGCTGACGGACGACTTCATGGCGGTGGCGGACGCGGTCAGCCCGGACCGGCCCGTGCACCTGGTGGGCCACGACTGGGGCTCGGTGCAGTCCTGGGAGTTCGTCACGGTCGGACGCACCGAGGGGCGCATCGCCTCCTTCACCTCGATGTCCGGGCCGTCCCTCGACCACTTCGGGCACTGGATCAACAAGCGCCTCAGGCGCCCCACCCCGCGCCGGGTCGGTCAGCTCCTCGGCCAGGGCGCCAAGTCCTGGTACGTCTACCTGCTGCACACGCCCGTGCTGCCCGAACTGGCCTGGCGCGGCCCCCTCGGCAAGCGCTGGCCGCGCATCCTGGAGCGCGTCGAGCAGGTGCCCGGTGGCGACTACCCGACCGCGTCCCTGCCGGCGGACGCGGCGCACGGGGCATGGCTGTACCGGGACAATGTCCGGCCCCGGCTGCGGCACCCGCGCGACGCCTACGCGCACGCGCCCGTGCAGCTCATCACGCCCCTCGGCGACGCGTTCCTGTCGGAGCGGCTCTACGACGGGCTGGAGGAGTGGGCGCCCCGGCTGACCCGCCGCACGCTGCCCGCCAAGCACTGGGTGCCGCGCACCCGGCCGGACCGGCTGGCGGACTGGATCACGGAGTTCGTCACCTCCACCGAGGACGGACGGTCCGAGGCGGCGCCGAAGGGCAGGCACGCCGACCGGTTCGGCGGACAGCTGGTGCTGGTCACCGGGGCGGGCAACGGCATCGGGCGGGCGACGGCGTTCGCGTTCGCCGAGGCCGGAGCGCGCGTGGTGGCCGTCGACCGGGACGCCGAGTCCGCCGCCCGCACCGCGGAGCTGTCCCGGCTGATCGGCGCGCCGGACGCCTGGGCCGAGACCGTCGACGTCTCCGACGAACAGGCGATGGAGAAGCTGGCGGCCAAGGTCGCCGCCGAGTACGGCGTGCTGGACGTGCTGGTGAACAACGCCGGGATCGGACTGTCGGGCTCCTTCTTCGACACCACCGCGGAGGACTGGCGGAGGGTCCTCGACGTCAACCTGTGGGGCGTGATCCACGGCTGCCGCCTGTTCGGCCGGCAGATGGCCGAACGCGGGCAGGGCGGCCACATCGTCAACACCGCGTCGGCGGCCGCCTTCCAGCCCTCCCGGGCCCTGCCCGCGTACAGCACGTCCAAGGCGGCCGTGCTGATGCTGAGCGAGTGTCTGCGGGCCGAACTGGCCGGGCAGGGGATCGGGGTCACGGCGATCTGCCCCGGCCTCGTCAACACCAACATCACCTCGACGGCGCGCTTCGCGGGTGTGGACGCCGACGAGGAGAGGCGGCGCCAGCAGCGCAGTGCGCGGTTGTACGGGATGCGCAACTACCCGCCGGAGAAGGTGGCCGACGCGGTCCTGGAAGCCGTCGTGCACAACAGGGCCGTCGTCCCCGTGACGCCGGAGGCGCGCGGCGCACACCTCATGTCCCGCTTCGCCCCACGGGTGTTGCGGCGCCTCGCACGGGTGAAGCCACCGCTCTAGTTTCCACAGGAACGCCCAACCAGCCTGTGGATAACCAGACTTGGCTGTGGATCAAACCTCGGAGGCAAAATCGATCGCGTGAAGCGTGTCTCTCTCGGCAGGCTGGTTTCATGGAACGCGAACACAGACCCGAACGCAGAAGCGAACACACCGACGACAGACGCACCGTCAAGGTGTCCAAGTACCTGTCGAAGCATCTGCGCCACGAGCCGGAGCGCATCGGGCTCACCCTCGACGAGGCCGGCTGGACCGAGATCGACACGCTGATCGCCGCGGCGGCCGCGCACGGCTTCCGCTTCACCCGCGAAGAACTCGACCACGTGGTGGCCACGAACGACAAGAGGCGCTTCGCCGTCGAGGGCACCCGGATCCGCGCCAGCCAGGGGCACAGCGTCGACGTGGATCTCGGACTGCCCGCGGCGACCCCGCCGCCGCACCTCTACCACGGGACCGTGGCCCGTCACCTGGACGCGATCCGGGCCGAGGGACTGCGGCCGATGAACCGGCACGACGTGCACCTCTCGGCGGACCGCCGGACCGCCACCCGGGTCGGTTCCCGCCGCGGCCGGCCGGTCGTCCTCTCGGTGGACACCGCCGCCATGCACCGCGACGGCCACGTCTTCCACGTCAGCGCGAACGGCGTCTGGCTGACGCGGACCGTTCCCCCGCAGTACCTGCGCTTCCCCTCCGGCCACTGACCCCGCGTCGCGCGTGGTGACAGCGGGTGATGTTTCACGTGAAACAGGACCGGCCGCTTAGGCTCGGGAGCATGAGTCTGCGTCTGAGCACCGTGATCCTTCCGTACCGCCGCTGGCACGAAGGCGGACGTTCGTCCTGGGCCCGTGCCGAGCAGCTCGGTTTCCACACCGCGTACACCTACGACCACCTGTCCTGGCGGAGCTTCCGGGACGGCCCGTGGTTCGGCGCCGTGCCGACGCTCACCGCCGCCGCGGCGGTCACCGAACGGCTGCGGCTGGGGACCCTGGTCACCTCGCCGAACTTCCGGCACCCGGTGACGCTGGCCAAGGAACTGATCTCCCTCGACGACATCTCCGGCGGCCGGATCACCCTGGGCATAGGAGCAGGCGGCACCGGCTTCGACGCCACCGCGCTCGGCCATGAGCCGTGGACGCCGCGTGAGCGGGCCGACCGGTTCGGCGAGTTCCTGCCCCTGCTCGACCGGCTGCTGACGGAGGACGCCGTCTCGTACGAGGGCGACTTCTACTCGGCCCACGAGGCGCGCAACATCCCCGGTTGTGTGCAGCGGCCCCGGCTGCCGTTCGCGGTGGCCGCGACCGGTCCGCGTGGGCTGCGGCTCGCGGCACAGTACGGCCAGGCCTGGGTGACCACCGGCGACCCGAAGCTCTACGAGAACGGCACTCCCGAGCAGTCCGACCGGGCCCTGCGGCAGCAGAGCGACAAGCTGGCCGACGCCTGCGCCGCGATCGGCCGCGACGTGGGCGAACTGGACCGGGTCCTGCTCACCGGCTTCACTCCGGACCGCAGCCGCCCGCTGGAGTCCGTCGACGCCTTCGTGGACTTCGCCGGCCGCCACCGCGATCTGGGCTTCACCGAGCTGGTCGTCCACTGGCCGATCGCCGACTCGGACTTCACCGCCGACGAGAAGATCTTCGAGCGGATCGCCATGGAGGCCCCGGCACAGCTGAGGGACTGAGAGCCATAGCTCACAGATGTGCGGACCGCCGCACGGGCGTGCACGCATGTGCGTGACAATGACC
The Streptomyces sp. NBC_01723 genome window above contains:
- a CDS encoding LLM class flavin-dependent oxidoreductase yields the protein MSLRLSTVILPYRRWHEGGRSSWARAEQLGFHTAYTYDHLSWRSFRDGPWFGAVPTLTAAAAVTERLRLGTLVTSPNFRHPVTLAKELISLDDISGGRITLGIGAGGTGFDATALGHEPWTPRERADRFGEFLPLLDRLLTEDAVSYEGDFYSAHEARNIPGCVQRPRLPFAVAATGPRGLRLAAQYGQAWVTTGDPKLYENGTPEQSDRALRQQSDKLADACAAIGRDVGELDRVLLTGFTPDRSRPLESVDAFVDFAGRHRDLGFTELVVHWPIADSDFTADEKIFERIAMEAPAQLRD
- a CDS encoding RNA 2'-phosphotransferase: MEREHRPERRSEHTDDRRTVKVSKYLSKHLRHEPERIGLTLDEAGWTEIDTLIAAAAAHGFRFTREELDHVVATNDKRRFAVEGTRIRASQGHSVDVDLGLPAATPPPHLYHGTVARHLDAIRAEGLRPMNRHDVHLSADRRTATRVGSRRGRPVVLSVDTAAMHRDGHVFHVSANGVWLTRTVPPQYLRFPSGH
- a CDS encoding SDR family oxidoreductase; this translates as MTVLDGARERWVRTGGVELCVAELGDSRQPTVVLVHGYPDSKEVWSEVAGRLADRFHVVLYDVRGHGRSSAPSPLRGGFTLEKLTDDFMAVADAVSPDRPVHLVGHDWGSVQSWEFVTVGRTEGRIASFTSMSGPSLDHFGHWINKRLRRPTPRRVGQLLGQGAKSWYVYLLHTPVLPELAWRGPLGKRWPRILERVEQVPGGDYPTASLPADAAHGAWLYRDNVRPRLRHPRDAYAHAPVQLITPLGDAFLSERLYDGLEEWAPRLTRRTLPAKHWVPRTRPDRLADWITEFVTSTEDGRSEAAPKGRHADRFGGQLVLVTGAGNGIGRATAFAFAEAGARVVAVDRDAESAARTAELSRLIGAPDAWAETVDVSDEQAMEKLAAKVAAEYGVLDVLVNNAGIGLSGSFFDTTAEDWRRVLDVNLWGVIHGCRLFGRQMAERGQGGHIVNTASAAAFQPSRALPAYSTSKAAVLMLSECLRAELAGQGIGVTAICPGLVNTNITSTARFAGVDADEERRRQQRSARLYGMRNYPPEKVADAVLEAVVHNRAVVPVTPEARGAHLMSRFAPRVLRRLARVKPPL